One part of the Verrucomicrobiota bacterium genome encodes these proteins:
- a CDS encoding DMT family transporter, whose protein sequence is MPYWGESWSLISAVFWAIAVVLFRVAVKGIPPIEMSLFKNTFALILFIATWLLFQEQDVETNLSNKDLLVLVSAGGIGIALGDTLFMYALNILGAGRNAILSCLFSPFVILLSVLFLKEEFSVFQALGFILILSGILLAVYQKSSDIVSKRNRIVGTIVGIFAVFCMATGMVITKPILNEAPPAYVSCFRLAGGLLGVVLFTIASGRIRTSIRIFKGPLPWKIMLLGAFIGTYLALFTWIVGFKHTSTSVASILNQTSVFFIIILAVPILKERLSLMKIAGASLGFLGVTLILYHA, encoded by the coding sequence ATGCCATATTGGGGTGAATCCTGGTCATTAATAAGCGCAGTTTTTTGGGCTATAGCTGTTGTATTGTTTCGCGTAGCGGTTAAAGGGATTCCTCCGATTGAAATGAGTCTTTTTAAGAACACATTTGCGCTTATTCTTTTCATCGCCACATGGCTGCTATTTCAAGAACAAGACGTTGAAACCAATCTGAGTAACAAGGATCTCCTGGTTCTTGTTTCTGCCGGTGGAATAGGAATCGCTTTGGGAGATACACTCTTCATGTACGCGCTCAACATCCTGGGCGCCGGAAGGAATGCTATCTTGAGCTGTCTATTTAGCCCTTTTGTTATCCTCTTATCCGTGTTGTTCCTAAAGGAAGAATTTTCTGTTTTTCAAGCTCTTGGGTTCATACTTATTTTGAGCGGCATCTTGTTGGCAGTGTATCAAAAATCTTCTGACATTGTTTCAAAAAGAAATAGAATAGTTGGAACCATTGTCGGGATTTTTGCGGTGTTTTGCATGGCAACCGGTATGGTGATAACGAAGCCCATTCTTAATGAAGCGCCGCCTGCTTATGTTTCTTGTTTTCGACTCGCTGGAGGACTATTGGGAGTGGTTTTGTTCACGATTGCAAGCGGCCGGATAAGAACTTCCATCCGCATATTCAAAGGCCCCCTACCTTGGAAGATCATGCTTCTGGGAGCTTTTATCGGCACTTATCTAGCCTTATTTACATGGATAGTCGGGTTCAAACATACGTCTACCTCGGTCGCTTCTATCCTAAACCAGACTTCAGTATTTTTCATTATTATCCTTGCGGTTCCTATTCTTAAAGAACGGCTTTCACTTATGAAAATTGCGGGAGCTAGCTTGGGATTTTTAGGGGTAACATTAATTTTGTACCATGCGTGA
- a CDS encoding NUDIX domain-containing protein, whose protein sequence is MRDSIELPFCPRCGAKTFDSGSFKPWLCNSCDFKFYPNVAAAAGVFILNDDNEVLFNLRAHDPGKGKLGLPGGFIDANESAEDGVHREVKEEVGLVIDELKYICSFPNQYFYGGICYNTLDLFYTAKACSEIIETDPTEVSATYWRNPHTVSPDDMAFPSYRHALKVLLRTQSI, encoded by the coding sequence ATGCGTGATTCTATAGAACTCCCATTTTGTCCGCGATGCGGTGCAAAGACATTTGATAGCGGATCTTTCAAGCCGTGGCTTTGCAATTCGTGCGATTTCAAATTTTACCCAAACGTGGCAGCAGCTGCCGGGGTTTTTATTTTAAACGACGATAATGAAGTCCTTTTCAACCTACGCGCTCATGATCCAGGCAAAGGGAAACTGGGACTTCCTGGTGGATTTATAGATGCCAACGAATCGGCCGAAGACGGTGTACATCGCGAAGTAAAAGAAGAAGTTGGCCTGGTAATAGATGAGCTAAAATACATTTGCAGCTTCCCAAACCAATACTTTTACGGCGGAATCTGTTACAATACCCTGGACCTGTTTTACACCGCAAAAGCTTGCTCCGAAATTATCGAAACGGATCCCACGGAAGTTTCCGCAACTTATTGGCGAAACCCACATACTGTTTCGCCAGATGATATGGCCTTTCCATCCTACAGACACGCACTAAAAGTCCTGCTTAGGACTCAAAGCATTTAG
- a CDS encoding DUF481 domain-containing protein: MKEGIFLTAFVRTWLLISLFGTVSVNLLSAGKIETRDGSVINGKILSIEAGVIKVETSYAGEISIKQSEVIVFSSEETINVSTDGGNTFKGTVAGSGDSIKIAANGGTFETSVSNVTAAWQPGEDSPIEKAHKAEVAANERKWKFDASVDISGKSGNSDRTATGIGASAVLESKKDRLGFYMSADIAEENGNTTSDEIKGGIDYSSFFSDSLSWYARGELEKDDIELLDIRTTAAFGIGKHVIRKDDQKLEFRGGLAYRFESFQNGTDVESPGLDLALIHFKDLGWGSMNNLVTYNPSFEDFGNFRVYHESSFDLPVGTGEFWKLRIGISNDYNSEPVAGLEELDTTYYTRLLLSWR, from the coding sequence ATGAAAGAAGGTATTTTCTTAACTGCGTTTGTACGCACATGGCTCTTGATTAGCCTTTTCGGAACTGTATCCGTTAACCTGTTATCTGCAGGCAAAATTGAAACCAGAGACGGGTCTGTAATAAACGGAAAAATCCTCTCAATTGAAGCAGGAGTCATCAAGGTTGAGACGTCTTATGCAGGTGAGATTTCTATCAAGCAATCTGAAGTCATTGTTTTCTCGTCTGAAGAAACGATCAATGTATCCACTGATGGAGGAAACACTTTTAAAGGTACCGTTGCTGGTTCTGGAGACTCGATTAAGATTGCTGCTAATGGAGGCACTTTCGAAACTTCTGTAAGCAATGTGACTGCCGCGTGGCAACCGGGAGAGGATAGTCCAATAGAAAAGGCTCATAAAGCAGAGGTCGCTGCAAACGAGCGCAAATGGAAGTTCGATGCCAGTGTTGATATAAGTGGTAAGTCTGGGAATTCTGACCGAACGGCTACCGGGATTGGGGCCAGTGCCGTCCTTGAAAGCAAAAAGGACAGGCTCGGTTTTTATATGTCTGCTGATATCGCTGAGGAAAACGGCAACACCACCTCAGATGAGATAAAGGGTGGAATAGATTATTCGTCATTTTTCAGTGATAGTCTTTCATGGTATGCCAGAGGTGAATTGGAAAAAGACGATATCGAGTTGTTGGATATAAGAACTACGGCGGCCTTTGGTATCGGCAAACATGTGATTCGTAAGGACGACCAGAAGCTTGAGTTCCGCGGTGGTCTCGCCTATCGATTTGAAAGCTTTCAGAATGGAACAGATGTTGAGTCTCCTGGTTTGGACTTGGCCCTTATTCATTTTAAAGATCTCGGGTGGGGATCGATGAACAATCTGGTCACCTACAATCCTTCATTCGAAGACTTTGGGAATTTCCGGGTTTATCATGAATCTTCTTTTGACCTCCCCGTAGGTACGGGTGAATTCTGGAAATTGAGAATTGGCATAAGCAACGATTACAATTCGGAGCCGGTTGCAGGTCTTGAGGAATTAGATACAACTTACTATACTAGATTGCTTTTAAGTTGGAGGTAA